The following are from one region of the Camarhynchus parvulus chromosome 3, STF_HiC, whole genome shotgun sequence genome:
- the MATN3 gene encoding LOW QUALITY PROTEIN: matrilin-3 (The sequence of the model RefSeq protein was modified relative to this genomic sequence to represent the inferred CDS: inserted 1 base in 1 codon; substituted 2 bases at 2 genomic stop codons) encodes MGRALGILRCCLALALALPPLPAALRGPALRPRRQPRPGGLARRGVSDTACKNRPLDLLFIVDSSRSVRPEEFEKVKLFLTEMIDTLDVGEKTTRVAVMNYASTVKVEFPLRTHFDKASLKEAVSRIEPLSAGTMTGLAIQTAMEEVFTEEMGARPATFNIPRVVIVVTDGRPQDQVQGVAASARMAGIEIYAVGVGQADVQSLRMMASEPLDEHIFYVETYGVIXKLTSRFRETFCAVSVCALGSHGCQQLCVSDGASHLCDCYQGYTLNPDKRTXSAVDLCAPGRHECGQICVSNNRSYVCDCYEGYTLNPDKKTCSAMDMCAPGRHDCAQVCLSNDGSYSCGCYEGYTLNPDKKTCSGIGVCAPGTYDWYQVCVCDXQTCDCYEGFILNSDDKTCSRAITSSLVTAEESCKCEAIAALQDSVTSHLEALSTKLEEVSEKLQAYQDRQQIV; translated from the exons ATGGGGCGGGCGCTCGGCATCCTGCgctgctgcctggccctggcgctggcgctgccgccgctgcccgcggccCTGCGGGGCCCCGCGCTCCGCCCGCGCCGGCAGCCGCGCCCCGGCGGCC TAGCCAGGAGAGGTGTGTCAG ACACTGCCTGTAAGAACCGGCCTCTAGACCTCCTCTTCATCGTAGACAGCTCCCGCAGTGTGCGACCCGAAGAGTTTGAGAAAGTGAAACTCTTCCTGACAGAAATGATCGATACCCTGGATGTCGGTGAAAAAACAACACGTGTGGCCGTCATGAACTACGCCAGCACCGTCAAGGTGGAGTTTCCCCTCCGGACCCACTTTGACAAAGCCTCTCTGAAGGAGGCTGTGTCCCGCATTGAGCCCTTGTCTGCTGGCACCATGACCGGCCTTGCCATCCAAACTGCCATGGAAGAAGTCTTCACTGAAGAAATGGGTGCCCGGCCAGCAACATTCAACATCCCCAGGGTGGTCATTGTAGTGACGGACGGCCGGCCACAGGACCAGGTCCAAGGTGTGGCGGCGAGCGCGCGGATGGCCGGCATCGAGATCTACGCGGTCGGGGTGGGCCAGGCAGACGTGCAGTCCCTGAGGATGATGGCCAGCGAGCCCCTGGATGAACACATCTTCTATGTGGAGACCTACGGCGTGATCTAAAAGCTGACATCCAGATTCAGGGAGACTTTCTGTG CTGTGAGCGTGTGTGCCCTGGGGAGCCACGgttgccagcagctctgtgtgagtGATGGGGCATCCCACCTCTGTGACTGCTATCAGGGATACACCCTGAATCCAGATAAGAGAACCTGATCAG CTGTGGACCTGTGTGCACCTGGGAGGCACGAGTGTGGCCAGATCTGTGTGAGTAACAACAGATCCTATGTCTGTGACTGCTATGAAGGCTACACCTTGAATCCAGACAAGAAGACTTGCTCAG CCATGGACATGTGTGCACCTGGGAGGCATGACTGTGCCCAAGTCTGTCTGAGTAATGATGGATCCTACAGCTGTGGCTGCTATGAAGGATACACTCTGAATCCAGACAAGAAGACTTGCTCAGGTA TTGGTGTGTGTGCCCCAGGAACCTATGACTGGTAccaggtctgtgtgtgtg CACAGACCTGTGACTGCTATGAAGGCTTTATCTTAAATTCAGATGACAAAACATGCTCAA GAGCCATAACAAGCAGTCTTGTAACTGCTGAAGAGTCCTGTAAGTGTGAAGCCATAGCTGCCCTCCAGGACTCAGTGACCTCACACCTCGAAGCTCTGTCCACAAAAT TAGAGGAAGTGTCTGAGAAGCTGCAGGCATATCAAGACAGACAGCAGATTGTCTGA